The Candidatus Dechloromonas phosphoritropha genome includes a region encoding these proteins:
- the ftsY gene encoding signal recognition particle-docking protein FtsY gives MFSFVKKSESEAAPATPAAPADTVATPKWRERLFKGLAKTRAQWGGRLKTIFSRGKVDDQFLEELETLLLTSDVGIEATMRLLDDLKIAAEYDKLDTPEGIQRALANILSATLKPLEKPLDVSGHKPFVIMIAGVNGAGKTTSIGKLAKYYQNQGKSVLLAAGDTFRAAAREQLETWGRRNNVAVIAQDKGDPAAVVFDAILAAKARGIDIVLADTAGRLPTQLHLMEEIAKVRRVIQKIDPTAPHETLLVLDANIGQNALQQVRAFDKAIRVSGLVLTKLDGSAKGGVVMGIAHECPKPIRFIGVGEQIDDLRPFSARDFVDALFE, from the coding sequence ATGTTCAGTTTCGTCAAGAAATCCGAAAGCGAAGCGGCACCCGCCACTCCAGCCGCTCCCGCCGACACAGTCGCCACACCCAAATGGCGTGAGCGTCTGTTTAAGGGCCTCGCCAAGACGCGCGCCCAATGGGGCGGAAGGCTCAAGACCATCTTCTCGCGCGGCAAGGTCGACGACCAGTTTCTCGAGGAACTGGAAACCCTGCTGCTGACCAGCGACGTCGGGATCGAGGCAACCATGCGCCTGCTCGACGATCTGAAGATTGCCGCCGAGTACGACAAGCTCGATACGCCGGAAGGCATCCAGAGGGCGCTCGCCAATATTCTCAGCGCAACCCTGAAGCCGCTCGAGAAGCCCCTCGATGTCAGCGGCCACAAGCCGTTCGTGATCATGATCGCCGGCGTCAACGGGGCCGGCAAGACGACCTCGATCGGCAAGCTGGCCAAGTATTACCAGAACCAGGGCAAGAGCGTGCTGCTCGCCGCCGGCGACACTTTCCGCGCCGCCGCCCGTGAGCAACTGGAAACCTGGGGGCGGCGCAACAACGTGGCGGTCATCGCCCAGGACAAGGGCGATCCGGCGGCTGTCGTCTTCGATGCCATCCTGGCCGCCAAGGCGCGCGGCATCGATATCGTGCTGGCCGACACGGCAGGGCGCCTGCCGACGCAACTGCACCTGATGGAAGAAATCGCCAAGGTGCGGCGCGTCATCCAGAAGATCGATCCGACCGCTCCCCACGAGACACTGCTGGTGCTCGACGCCAACATCGGGCAGAACGCGTTGCAGCAGGTCAGGGCGTTCGACAAGGCCATCCGTGTCAGCGGGCTGGTCCTGACCAAGCTCGACGGCAGCGCCAAGGGCGGCGTCGTCATGGGGATCGCTCACGAGTGCCCGAAGCCGATCCGCTTCATCGGTGTCGGTGAGCAGATCGACGACCTGCGCCCGTTCTCGGCGAGGGACTTCGTCGACGCGCTGTTCGAATGA
- a CDS encoding ATP-binding cassette domain-containing protein, producing the protein MIVASQLGKRYPGGYEAIKDVSFTIEDGQMVLITGHSGAGKSTLVKLIAAIELPTSGSLVVNGQNLSALRRSAIPYLRRHFGMVFQDQKLLFDRSALNNVMLPLQIVGLSRRKAIRRAQAALDKVGLLAREKAMPIALSGGEQQRLAIARAVVNRPAVVLADEPTGNLDIDSANDIIGIFADFHRVGVTVVVATHDQHWIERYHPNVLCLDHGRLS; encoded by the coding sequence ATGATTGTCGCCAGCCAACTCGGCAAGCGTTATCCGGGCGGCTACGAGGCCATCAAGGATGTGAGCTTCACCATCGAGGACGGGCAGATGGTCCTCATCACCGGCCATTCCGGCGCCGGCAAGTCGACGCTGGTCAAGCTGATTGCCGCCATCGAGCTCCCGACCTCGGGAAGCCTCGTGGTCAATGGCCAGAACCTGTCGGCCTTGCGACGCAGCGCCATTCCCTACCTGCGCCGGCATTTCGGCATGGTCTTCCAGGACCAGAAACTGCTGTTCGACCGCAGCGCGCTCAATAACGTCATGCTGCCGCTGCAGATCGTCGGGCTGTCGCGGCGGAAGGCAATCCGCCGCGCCCAGGCCGCGCTTGACAAGGTTGGCCTGCTGGCACGCGAAAAGGCGATGCCGATCGCGCTCTCCGGCGGTGAGCAACAGCGCCTGGCGATCGCCCGCGCCGTCGTCAACCGCCCGGCGGTTGTCCTCGCCGACGAGCCGACCGGCAACCTCGACATCGATTCGGCAAACGACATCATAGGGATTTTCGCCGACTTTCACCGGGTCGGCGTCACGGTCGTCGTCGCTACCCACGATCAGCACTGGATCGAGCGTTATCACCCGAATGTCCTGTGCCTCGATCACGGGAGGCTCTCGTGA